The Silene latifolia isolate original U9 population chromosome Y, ASM4854445v1, whole genome shotgun sequence sequence agagttctattcatcctttcaaccacaccattttgttgtggtgttctaggagccgagaagttatggtctacaccattgtcatcacaataagcaccaaatgatgagttttcgaattcggttccgtgatcggttctcattgaaacaagttttaaaccaagtttattttgaatctttcttaaccaaattagaaactcatcaaatgtctcatcttagagcttaggaagagtgcccaaacgaacctagagtaatcatcaacaatgacacacacataacgaccaccacctctacttctagttctcattggtccacacaagtcgatatgtaaaagttgcaaaggttgagatgtactcataattcttttggatttaaaggagcttctaacatgtttgcctctagcacattcatcacaaactttatcaaaatcaaactttatattaggaatgccttcaactaggtcaagtcttttaaggatattaagagtttttgtactaacatgaccaaaccttttatgccataaccaaggatcattgttcattagactcatgcaagacatggtgtgaccggatagagagttcaaattagttaagcaaacatctttgacacgtcttccttcgagtattagttcattagtagtggcatcaaatattcgacacatattagcactaaattctacaaaattacccttatcacaaaatTGAgagatgctaaggagattatgtttcaaacctttgacaagccgcacattgtcgacacaaagtaaggatgacttaacaacttttccaatgccaattacttcacctttcttgttgtcaccaaaccttaccgtgccaccatcatatgctttaagtgagagaaattggcttctatcacccgtcatgtgacgagaacatccactatccaagtaccaattgcggccgcctctcaccaagccctacacaaaattagtttttgagtttaggaacccaaatgaatttgggtccctttttgtgatcaacataacttgtggtgtctttcttaatgctCATTTGCTTTAATGTTTTGGTATTCTTGTCAATGTCATCAAACCGTTTTGTACATCCATTGAAAACATGACCTTTGTCACcataataattgcaaatgatgtattcgggaagacccacgtatttccttcctctaaaatcggttttaggcttctggatgcaacagtcagtctgactgttccatttgaagcccaaaccagcaactttatcacatttctcggtttgattcgtgaggaagtttaacacggtttgacttccttcccatttttcagtgatgttcttagcattaacaagttcattggtcaagtcattgacacgtgagaggagatgcaaattcttttctttttctctcttgagttcatcattgttaacactttctatggacaatcttttctcaataatgaagtcatgggtgtggttattaagtttagacacgagatatatgattctttctttgggctcttcatatttagatgtcatctcgtcaagtctttggtttagatcaacgatttcatcggatctatgatgaggagaagacctagaagtgctacattcgggcatacctttttgaaagaaagtaagcctatcatggaggacttctatttcattcttgagacaaacaacctcaccctTAAGACACGtgttttcattttccaaacattCAATCTTTTCTTTAGACTTGTCTAAATCCTTGTCGAAGCAAATGATCTTAGACACTTttttctcttaagtctacaacttcaactacaaggtcatagatctcattctcaagagcatctttgtccttcaaaagatcatcacgttccttggttagtgaggaaacttgcatcaccaaggtagtgttgacattttcaaggtcagagacgtccgtgggtgtcaacctaagacgctctagttctttagtcaaatgtttgtttaacttgttgactatTTTAACTTCATCATATGCCTCAGAGGTGACAAGCATTCTGTCTCTGTTGCTTCcagttcatttttcagattaaagttctcttgagcaatttcctcaatctcattttgcattacctcaagtttatcattttgaaaccgacacttatcaaaaagttggtcaagaagcttacatactttctctttggagtaagttctagccttggcctttagatgatttacctcgttgtcggaatcggagtcggaatcgtcaaggttagccatgaggcatcttaagtgttcaagttttgaggtttttgagactttttctttaccatgatttgcaagacacattttagcctcaagttcctcctcgatgagttcctcatcttcctcggagtcggacattccccaaatagcactcatcactctatgtttatagtcctttttaaccttttctcttctttcctttgattttatttcttcccacttgggacattctttaatttggtgagttttatcaccacatttaaagcatcccacggtggagttaggtcgtttcttaggaaagcgtttttttaagtaattattagtgaaccttttgtttccttgtccattgaccaacccggctagattccttgtgaacatagcaaactcgtcttcctcctcatcttctccattacttggagaggatgtgagggcgagactctttccctttgatgactcactagaatgcttatcgaggttaaactcgtgagccattagtgatcccattagttcatgaagagatagggttgacaagtctttagcttcctctatggcggtgacattaggttgccatttaggggttagactacgaaggatttttcgaatgatgtcctcggactcgaaattccttcctagacttttaagctcattaataatacaagaaaaaagtgaagagaaactatttaaggactcgtcttttgacattctaaacatctcatattgttgcatgagaagatcaatacggtgttttcttacttgggacgtcccttcataggcaagtacaagggaatcccaaatagattttgccgtaggacatccggagattcgactaacttccccctcaccaacacaacgttgaagaatcgacattgctttggaattcttttcggcaagcttgaagtcgttttcattttaatttctttcctcttttgtcttggtgaaaccgtttagaatatcggtttcctcaatggcaagaggtccattttggatgatgttccaacattgataatcaatacttttgatgtaatgttccattttgagtttccaccatccaaaattcgaaccggtaaagaccgggatcttggagtgcttctcggaatccattacccacgaatcaaactctaaggcgattagccttgatcaagagcacgaggctctgataccaattgttgagtttatggattcaagtacctaagagggggagggggtgaattaggtactatttaaaaatttataacttcaacttaattgaattaaaatgagttacgaggacaaaagagatgagaagatactttgaataatattgaaagactaaacacgatgaatgtttgctgaagtatgaaagtaacaatcgttctgactgtagctatttgtctcagtttgtggaatacggactgcagaccaaatgtgacaaagATGATGAATCACTTACTCAAGGTTTACGCAAAGCacgacaaacaataataaaagagcagcggaaataaagtaaaacaattgaacacgaggtttttgaattggttcggcaagaaactcaagtgcctacgtccaatctacctttttattgctttcttttagtgatctactccgacaactaaaagacccttacaataaaagacaccaacctactccggttgtaaagctagtacaagaactactccgttcttatgacaagctaactcgcaacctactccggttgccaagagttaaagactactccatcctaaactctactaacacacttagaatgttataagatcatgtttccactaacatattcttagcaaagaatagagatggacaacttttacaagatcaacaattcttaagcaagagagtttagtattataaagtaacagtagccacgactgtaacaactttaagactaaaatggcaaaaagcattttttgtataaagaagaaatattttaaaaataataataatgatgacaagttaacactaaaatggcaaaaagcattttttgttttcttaaagaaccaaagggttgaatttgcataaagaagaaatattttaaaaataataataattcaaaccactctttattgaaggccaactcctaataaaaatctgaagtttatctttgaaaaataagagtcacgtgaagagatttttgaaagataaaaagtttcaagtgttacgaattgtggcaacaatccaagcagctgtttactaatgaaagcaacagtcgacttgactgtttctattactctaagatactctactttctcgcttgtacattagatgacactaagactcaatacaatgggatgattaacaacttcaacacttcttaatccatgcttgatataatcattaatcctgaaaaggtaaactaagacagcacaaatcaaatgggcatgtcatcatcaaccataaggaacccaacagagGTATTCTTAGGCTCGTTAGAAAGGTGGGAGTACAAGTTTTTCAACGGTTGATAACACGGTGGTCAAAGATGGCCTTATGTGGGGTAGATTAGTGTGTAAAGTAAGGTTGGTCACAAAGGGTTGATGTAAGTTAAAGTAGGATTTTTCGTGGGTCAATTCACTCCCCTCGAACCACCACTTGCAACCAACGATCACCGCAAATAACACAACTACGACATACCTTGCACTTCCCTCAACCTAAATACCTAATTTCACACCAAACAATACATCATAACCCCATTAAAGATCTATGAAAAACCCCCTGACCACCCGTTGTAAACCCGACTTACCGCCCTTTCTCTGACTAGCCTTCTTTTACGCGCCAATCGACCCCACATAAAGCCACATTTTACCACCGTGTTGACAACCCTTGAAAAGTCTCtactcccacctttccaacgagtccaagaacacctcaaaccgacctcgTTTCCTATCTCAAAAATCAACTAAAGGTCACCACATTGCAAGTGGTCAAAAATAtggccaaaaagtcgtgtttgacaaaaaaatttATTAacggttgtgtttgacaaacaatttttttttttttaatggtggtgtttggaaaaaaaaaaaaaaatttaaggtTGTCCTCAAATTCCATAAATCACACAATTATAAGGTCGAACACCACCAACATCTTAATTCTCTCCACGAAATTTAACAGCACGTCAGCATTGATCgaactaattaaactaatttcCTCTTTTAAGCAAACCTTAGATTTTCAATTTCTGCTCAAAtctggttgtgtgtgtgtgtgtgggggggggggtgTGGGTTCGTTGGGAACGGTTATTGCAGACACTAGCAAATAGGTCGTCATCGGGAAAGGTTATAGACTTCTGTTGGAGGTTTGGTGGTGGGATGGAGGGGTGTTAAATGGTGGGTAATTTCAATTCCACGTGttgttttttcttcttatttttgttaTATCTTGCACCGTACAAGAGATGAAAGGAGAGGAGAGAATGAGATTCAGGGGTATTTTTGTCATATGTGTACTGCACGTTGAGTAAAAAATGTATTGCGAAAATCAACACATTAAGTGAAAAGAAAACTAATAAAACGGAGTTGACGTAAAATTATAGAAAAAAAATTAAGGTCGTTAAGCTACCTAGCGACTTAACCCCAAGTCGCTCAATAGTTAAGCGAGTTATTACGTAGCATAATTTTGTGCATCCATATCATACATGGATCTATTTTATATAATTTCTTTCATATGAACCTCTTTTCTATTATAAGTAGTGTTACTCATACACGACTTTTACTAAATCATACATGCATTAAACAATTTTACCCCTCTCCTATTTTTTTTATCACATTTCTAATTCTCCGCCAACTATACCACTATCTACTACCACCTATATTACCGGCTTTTCCAACCCAACACCCACTACCGCATCATTACCGCCTACAAGAGGTCGGGAGTTAGTGGCATCGTCACCGCAACTTGGAAcgaaaagaaaataagagaaagacGTCTAAAGGAGTTGAAGTCAGTTGACCTAATCTGACCTATTATCCCAGTCAATCAACCTATGAGCGATTTCGATCGACATGGTTCATCCTTAAAAGAGAGGAAAGGAGACCCCAAGTCTTTTCTCTACCCATTTTCCAATTTGttcatcttcttcctctattCTTCTCCACATCAAAGATGATCTCTTTTCCTCTCTTTTAAGTAGACCCCACTactcattttctctcttatatgGTATTTCGGCCAAGACAAAGACATCCTCCATTTATAGAAGAtgttttcttcttcctcttcaaagAGGATGCAAGGAGTATGTTGGCACATTGATGGGGACATCTTCTTAGCACTCTCTCTCATTTAAGAGGACGATCAATTCTTTTCAATATGGGTGCTCTAAGCACAAGAAGAAATCAGGTGGACGGGTCTTAGAAGCCCATTGTCATGTCCTTACTAGCGGAATAGGACATGCGCTAATTAAGGCTTTTAAACAACAATGGCCTTCGATGTATCACACGAATATGTGAATGACAAACAATTACGATGCAAAACTCATAGGAGTGCGGAATATTAAAAAGTATATGTTGATATGAAGTAATGTAGATTTAATATAAGATAAATGATGCATGCCTATTATTCTTCTATTTTTTCATGCTTTTCTATGCATTTTAGATGATTATTATTTTGCTATTTCCTCGCATTTGCTACCTTGGGTATGTGTTATAACTTTTGCAAGTTATTTTCCCAAAGTGCGTGAATTCAAGCCGAATTACTACCATAAGAGGTGAAATAATATTGGTGATATGTAGTTGGTTAAAAGTTAGTTAGGTATTAGTTATAACTAACTAGAGTTAACCGACTTATAACTAACCAAATCATTGTTAGTTAGGTTGTTCATCAACTGTAAATATGAGGATTGCCTCAACAAATTGTAACAGATTTTATTATTACAAAAATCTAATAATAACAAAGTTTCAAGATTCAGAGCTATACAATATTGTTACATAGTTTACTTCTCTATTCTTCTCTATCCTTCGTCTTCATCTTCATCACTTGTTCACCTTGTATCCGCCATTACTGTAGAACCTCTGGTTTCTTCATGGTATCAGTATACAGTACTCCATTCCTGGGTATTATTCTTCTATTTCCTGCATAAATAAAACAGGAGTAGAGGTACTACTCTTACGCTTCCGCACTATTCCATTAATTGATCTTTTGCTTCATTTTTTTGATCTTTTTCTATCAATTCTCTTATTTTTCATCATGCCTGAGTCTATTGCATCTGATTCTTCACCAAATTTCGATTATTATGATGATCCTTTATATTTGTCTACAAATGATCAAACTTCTGCTACTTTGTCCTCTTCTTTGTTTAATGGTCATGACTTTTTGGGCTGGAAAAGGGAAGTTCTTATGGCTTTGACAGCGAAAAACAAAGATGGTTTTATTGATGGTTCTTGTTCCATGCCCCCTAGTACTGATAAGCGTCATAAACAATGGAAGAGGTGTGATTTTATGGTAATGAGATGGATTTCCAATTCTATAGACAAGAGTCTTCGTGATAACTTCAAGTATGTTGTTTCCTCTAAAAATCTTTGGGATGATTTACTTGAGAGATTTGGTGTGTTTAATGCTCTGGAAGTCTATCAAATAACTAAAGATTTAGTGGCTGTATCCCAAGAAAATATATCTCTTGTTGAATATTACAGCAAGATGAAAAATCTATGGGAAACACTTGAGTCTCTAGATCCTTTACCTGTTTGCACTTGTGGAAAAGTGAATTTGTGTACCTGTACTTTGCTTAAAAGAATTGTTGAAAGGGAAAACAATGCCAAAACCATACAATTTCTCATGAATCTTAATAGCAGCTATGATGGGATTCGTACTCAGATTTTATCTCTTGAGCCTTTGCCTTCAATCAATAAGGTTTTAGCCTTGTTACAAAAGATTGAAAGACAGAAACAGATCACTGATACTGTATTTAGTCTGACCGAGTCCAATGCCTACGCCAGTTTTAGGCAGTCTGATCAGAAGATGATTGGTTTCCAAAAGACTGGTGAAGCATCTACTACTGTTAAGCATTGTGACCACTGCAATAAGAATGGGCATACTAGCGCCACTTGTTTTGGTTTGACCAAATGCCCTCATTGCAACAAAACTGGGCACAATCCTGCCAATTGCTTTGTGATTAGAGGTTTTCCTGGTGATAAAAATAAGGGAAAAGATAAAGCTCCCACCAACTATAAGTCTACTGTCCCAGCTAGAGGAGTTAATTCAGCAGATCTTTTGCCAGAGTCACCATTAGAGGATTCTTGCTTAGATACTATTTCTCACAATGACTCCAACAAAATCAATGCTGTTTCTTCTGTTCTTACTTCTGAAGTCTTGGATGGTCTTGTTACTTCTGTTGTTGATCAGGCTCTTAAACAAATTTCTGATCAACAACCTGCTTTATCCAGTGCCAATTTTGCAGGTATGATCTCTCCTTATTCTCATGTTTTTACAGTTTGTAAACCTTATTATACCAGTACCTGGCTTGTTGACTCTGGAGCATCAGACCATATGACTTACAATATTGATCTTTTGTCTGATGTCCATGTTTTTGCCAAGCCTATTAGTGTAGGACTCCCTGATGGGAGTATTAAGTATGTTCATAAGAAGGGAACTGTTAAGCTTACTCATAATATTAAACTGACTAATGCTTTCTATCTTCCAGATTTCAGGCAAAATTTATTATCCATTAGTAAATTGCTTGATAATAATAACTTGTCTGTATTGTTTACTTCACTTGGATGTGTTTTTCAGGACCTTTCAAATGATAAAATTGTGGCTAAGGGGAAGAGAATTGGAGATCTTTATAAATTTCTGACTAAACCACTGAGTAGTAGTTCCACTGCATTAGTCAATAAGATTAGTAGTCTTGTAAATAAAAAGTTTCAGCTCCTTAATATTCCTACTACTGGTCAAGTATCTTCTTTGTCTGCTATAAATAGGTCTGTTGATTTGTTTCATTTCTGAATGGGTCATATGTCTGTGGATAAATTCAAATATGTACCAGCTTATGAAGATATAATAAAGAAAGCAGATTTTCTTTGTCAGTCTTGTATTCTTGCAAAACATCATAATCTTCCTTTTCCTGTTAGTACTAGTAGAACAGTTCAATGTTTAGATTTAGGTCATATGGACATTTGAGGACCTTATAAAACACCATCAATGTCTGGTGCCAGATATTTTTTGACCATCATAGATGACTATTCTAGGAATACCTGGACTATTCTTTTTCAAACTAAAGATCAAGTTTTTAaacttattaaagattttttAGCTTATGTTAAGACTCAGTTTAAAGCCCAAATAAGATTTCTGAGATCTGATAATGGGACTGAGTTTTTGCAAGAGCATTGTGGTTCTTTGTTTAAGGATCAAGGCATATTACATCAGACCGGCATAGTAGGAACCCCTCAACAGAATGGTAGGGTGGAAAGAAAACATAGGCACTTGTTAGAGACTGCAAGGGCACTTAGATTTCATGCTAATTTACCTATAAAGTTTTGGGGTGACTGCCTGTTGACTGCTACTTATTTAATAAATCTTATGCCAACACCTGTTATCCAAAATAAAACTCCATTTGCTTTACTCTTTCAATGTGAGCCTTCTTATGAGTAGTTAAgggtttttggttgtttatgctaTGCTACAATGCCTCCTACCTTTACTGATAAGTTTGGGAGTAGGGCAAGGGAATGTGTGTTCCTTGGTTACCCACATCAACAAAAAGGTTACAGGATATATGACTTACAATTGCATAAGGTGTTTATTAGTAGGGATGTGGTATTCAAAGAACAGGTTTTTCCATTTGCAAAGGACAAGCCATATGAGGAGTTACAGATTACAACTTGTGATCTGGTTAACCCTGCCTCTTCAACTGTCATTATTCCTATTCCTTCAACAACAAATTCTCAGAATCCTGAGAATGCACTATCATCTGAATCAACACTTAATAATGATGTGGTTCCACATCAAGATCAACCTCTACAGCCTAAACCAGTGAGAAAGTCATCTAGACAAACTCAATTGACATCAAGGTTGAGAGGATTTCAGTTTAAATTACCAGGGCAGCATTCTAGTACTGGACATGTACATGCTTCAGTTTTTCAAGCCACGGTTCTGGAATCCTTGCAGGACTGTCCACCAGATTTTGTGAATTTTATGTACAATGTGGTACTAGAACATGAGCCATATCATTTTAAACAAGCTCAGCAAGATCCTAGATGGCAAGAAGCCATGTCCAAGGAGGGACAAGCTTTAGAAGCAAATAAGACTTGGGAGCTTGTTCCTCTACCAGCAGGGCACAAGGCCATTGGATCCAAATGGGTCTATAAGATCAAATACAAACATGATGGTTCTATGGAAAGATTTAAAGCTAGGTTAGTTACCAAGGGTTTCAACCAGGTGAAGGACAAGGATTATAAACACATCTTTTCTTCTGTTGCAAAGTTTACAACAGTGAGAGCTTTATTGGCTATTGCTGCAGCAAAGGAGTGGCCATTATTTCAGTTGGACATTAACAATACTTTTTTGCACGGTTTTTTGGATGAAGAGGTCTATATGAAACGTCCAGAAGGTTATGAGGTAGGACAAGGTCTGGTTTGTAAGTTAAAGAGGTCCTtatatggacttaagcaagcttctaggcaATGGAATAAGAAATTGACTAGATTTCTACAAAGTCTTGGTTATATTCAATCCAAGAATGATTATTCACTTTTTACAAAAAAGAATGACACTGATAATTCTTTTACAGTTGCATTGGTGTATTTAGATGATGTGTTGCTCACTGGTACTTCACTTACAGAAATAGACACAGTCAAGCATATTCAATCCAAGAATGATTATTCACTTTTTACAAAAAAGAATGACACTGATAATTCTTTTACAGTTGCATTGGTGTATTTAGATGATGTGTTGCTCACTGGTACTTCACTTACAGAAATAGACACAGTCAAGCAACAACTGCATACAGCCTATCTATTAAAGATCTTGGTCTAGTGAGGTACTTTCTTGGTCTGGAAATCTCAAGGACTGCAGATGGCTTGATGATAAATCAGAGGAAGTACATCATGGACATTCTAAAAGATTTGCAAATGGAGGAATGTTCTTCTGCTAGATTTCCAATGCAACAAGGCTTGAAATTATCAACAGATCAGGGTGAACTGCTTAAGAATCCTGAGCAGTATAGAAGGCTCATAGGTAGACTTCTATATTTGAATATGTCTAGACCTGACATATCTTATAGTATACAGCATTTGAGCCAGTTTGTTAGTCAACCAAGGACACCACACTTACAGGCTGCTTTACATGTAGTTAAGTATCTAAAAGGGACTATCCATGCTGGTTTATTTTATAAAGCACACCCAGATCTGCATCTCACAGCATACAGTGATGCAGATTGGGGACAATGTGCATTCTCTTGTAAATATCTCAGTGGGTATTGTGTTCTGATGGGCCAGTTATTGGTGTCTTGGAAGAATAAGAAACAAGTGACAGTGAGCAAAAGCTCAGCAGAATCAGAATACAGAAGTCTGTCATATACAACTTCTGAATTAGTTTGGCTAGCTTCTTTATTAAAGGATCTGGAGGCAACAGTGCATCAACCTATACctctctattgtgacaataggCAGCTATGCACATCACAGCCAATCCTGTCTTTCATGAAAGGACCAAGCACCTAAGTATTGATTGTCATTTTGTTCGTGACAAGCAAAATCAAGGCTTTCTGATTACCAAACATATGAGGACAGGTCTACAATTGGCTAACATTATGACCAAGCCTCTTGGGGCAGTTCAGCATGTATTTCTTTCATCTAAGCTTGGACTGAAGTTTCAAGACAGTCCAGCTTAAGGGGGGTTTATTGGTGATATGTAGTTGGTTAAAAGTTAGTTAGGTATTAGTTATAACTAACTAGAGTTAACCGACTTGTAACTAACCAAATCATTGTTAGTTAGGTTGTTCAGCAACTATAAATATGACGATTACCTCAACAAATTGTAACAGATTTTATTATTACAAAAATCTAATAATAACAAAGTTTCAAGATTCAGAGCTATACAATATTGTTACATTGTTTACTTCTTTATTCTTCTCTATCATTCGTCTTCATCTTCATCACTTGTTCATCTTGTATCCGCCATTACCGCAGAACCTCTGGTTTCATCAAATAAGCTCTAGTACCTAGTCTCGCTGTGAAATGAAGCTCAGAAATCATTTCATTGGAGTACGTAGCAAAAAGTAGGGAAGCTCAAATTAGAAGATCAATCAGTAAGCGGGCGAGAAACGTTGACCATTGCCCCCGGAAGATGGTTAGTCGAGCAAGAAAAGAGCTTCAGTCGACCGGCCAACAAGTTGTTTTGGGTCGATCAACTGGCCTTTTTAGTCGATTGACAGGTTGAGCTtcgtcgatcgactggtccttatGGTTGATCGTCCATGTTAATGTTCCAGCCGGTTTTTAACTAAGTGTCTAGGCCATTTAATGTGTTAATGAGTTGGGTTTTTGAACCATGTATTTAAGCTACTTTGTAAGAAATAATTAGGTTATAACTTCACACTCTTAAAAAGCCACAGACTACGTAAGTACGTAGAAGAATTCTCATATTGCAAACTTGGATTCATCTCTTACTCTCTTTTCGGATTTGGGTAACTTAATTATGCATTTTTCATCTTTAATTATTGCTTattttcattcttcttcttttattaatCGTCTTACGCTTAATCATTTCCTCTATCTTTCGATTATGAATTCAATAGTTGTAattattatcgttattgttgttaatccaatcat is a genomic window containing:
- the LOC141632000 gene encoding uncharacterized protein LOC141632000, with product MPESIASDSSPNFDYYDDPLYLSTNDQTSATLSSSLFNGHDFLGWKREVLMALTAKNKDGFIDGSCSMPPSTDKRHKQWKRCDFMVMRWISNSIDKSLRDNFKYVVSSKNLWDDLLERFGVFNALEVYQITKDLVAVSQENISLVEYYSKMKNLWETLESLDPLPVCTCGKVNLCTCTLLKRIVERENNAKTIQFLMNLNSSYDGIRTQILSLEPLPSINKVLALLQKIERQKQITDTVFSLTESNAYASFRQSDQKMIGFQKTGEASTTVKHCDHCNKNGHTSATCFGLTKCPHCNKTGHNPANCFVIRGFPGDKNKGKDKAPTNYKSTVPARGVNSADLLPESPLEDSCLDTISHNDSNKINAVSSVLTSEVLDGLVTSVVDQALKQISDQQPALSSANFAGMISPYSHVFTVCKPYYTSTWLVDSGASDHMTYNIDLLSDVHVFAKPISVGLPDGSIKYVHKKGTVKLTHNIKLTNAFYLPDFRQNLLSISKLLDNNNLSVLFTSLGCVFQDLSNDKIVAKGKRIGDLYKFLTKPLSSSSTALVNKISSLVNKKFQLLNIPTTGQVSSLSAINRSVDLFHF